The genomic interval CTTGGTCTGCGAAGATAACGGTATCTTTAAGGCCGCAGTTACGATAAGCCATATCCAAAAGCTTAGAGATCGCTTTCTTCTTCATTGCTTGGTTAACCGCTTCAAAAGGAATACCTTTTGGTACGATTTCAAACAATAGCGCACGACCAACAGTAGTATCTTCCACTTTAGTGGTAGTTACTTCAGTACCATCTTCATCGTAAACAGTTTGAGTGATGCGCACTTTTACTTTGGCATGAAGCTCTGCTTGGCCTGTACGGTAAGCACGCTGAACTTCATCAATACCACCAAAAATAGAACCTTCACCAATAGCCGCTATCTTGTCACGGGTCATATAATACAGACCCAATACAACGTCCTGAGACGGTACGATGATCGGATCACCGTTCGCAGGAGAAAGTACGTTATTGGTAGACATCATTAGCGCACGTGCTTCCAACTGAGCTTCTGTGGTCAGTGGAACGTGTACCGCCATTTGGTCACCGTCGAAGTCAGCGTTATAAGCCGCACACACTAGTGGGTGAAGCTGAATCGCTTTACCTTCGATTAGCAAAGGTTCAAATGCTTGGATACCCAAACGGTGAAGTGTTGGTGCACGGTTAAGCATAACTGGGTGCTCACGGATCACTTCATCTAAGATATCCCAAACAACCGGCTCTTCACGTTCTACCATTTTCTTAGCTGCTTTGATGGTTGTGGCTAGACCACGGTGCTCAAGCTTGCTGAAAATAAATGGCTTAAATAGCTCAAGTGCCATCTTCTTAGGAAGACCACACTGGTGTAGACGCAAGTATGGGCCTACGGTAATTACGGAACGACCAGAGTAGTCAACACGCTTACCTAGTAGGTTCTGACGGAAACGACCTTGCTTACCTTTGATCATGTCGGCAAGCGATTTTAGAGGACGCTTGTTAGAACCGGTAATCGCACGACCGCGACGACCGTTATCAAGCAACGCATCTACAGACTCTTGCAACATACGCTTTTCGTTACGTACGATGATGTCAGGCGCGTTAAGCTCAAGTAGACGCTTCAAACGGTTGTTACGGTTGATCACACGACGATAAAGATCGTTCAGATCCGAAGTTGCGAAACGACCGCCATCTAGAGGAACCAGAGGACGTAAATCAGGTGGTAGTACTGGTAGTACTTCCATCACCATCCATTTTGGATCGTTTCCAGATTTATCAAACGCTTCTAGCAACTTCAAACGCTTAGAAATTTTCTTAAGCTTGGTCTCAGAGTTCGTCGCAGGAATCATCTCACGCAACTCTTGAATTTCTTCTCCAAGATCGATGTCTTTTAGCAAGCTCTGGACTGCTTCCGCACCCATCTTAGCATCAAACTCGTCACCGAATTCTTCGATGGCTTCGTAGTACTGCTCATCGTTCAGTAGCTGACCTTTTTCAAGCGTCGTCATACCTGGGTCGATTACTACGAATGACTCATAGTACAGGATGCGTTCAATATCACGCAGCGTCATGTCTAGCATCAAACCAATGCGGCTTGGTAGAGACTTCAAGAACCAAATATGAGCAACAGGAGAAGCCAATTCGATGTGACCCATACGCTCACGACGAACTTTTGCCAGCGTTACTTCAACGCCACACTTCTCACAGATTACACCGCGGTGTTTTAGTCGCTTGTACTTACCACACAAGCACTCGTAGTCTTTGATCGGACCAAAGATACGAGAACAGAACAAACCATCACGCTCGGGCTTGAACGTACGATAGTTAATTGTTTCGGGTTTTTTAACCTCACCGAATGACCATGAACGGATCATATCAGGTGACGCAAGGCCGATTCGAATAGAGTCGAATTCTTCAGCCTGAGACTCTTTGCGTAGCAAATTTAATAAGTCTTTCATCTGCCTTTAGCTCCTAGCGGAGTTAATAACCGCGGGCCGAAACCCGCGTCCTTAATCTGATATAGGATCAGAGCCTTAATCGTTCTCGAGTTCGATATCGATACCCAAAGAACGGATCTCTTTAACCAATACGTTAAAGGATTCAGGCATACCTGGTTCCATGCGATGATCACCATCCACGATGTTTTTATACATCTTGGTACGACCGGCTACGTCATCGGATTTAACCGTTAGCATTTCTTGCAAGGTGTAAGCCGCACCATATGCTTCTAGTGCCCATACTTCCATCTCACCGAAACGCTGACCACCGAACTGAGCTTTACCACCCAACGGCTGCTGAGTAACCAAGCTGTACGAACCAGTAGAACGAGCGTGCATTTTGTCGTCTACCAAGTGGTTCAGTTTCAGCATATACATGTAACCAACGGTCACAGGACGATCGAATTGATCACCAGTGCGACCATCAAACAAGGTCACCTGACCAGAATCAGGTACATCCGCTAGTCGCAATAAGCTCTTCACTTCGCTTTCTTGCGCACCATCGAATGCTGGTGTTGCCATAGGAACACCACCCACAAGGTTGCCAGCCAGCTCCATAATTTCTTCATCACTGAAGGTATCAAGAGCTTCTTGCTTGACCTCATCACTGTGGTTGTAAATCTGGCCTAAGAAGTCACGAATTTCTGCAATGGCTTTCTGCTGACGGATCATTTCATTGATCTTCTCACCCAAGCCTTTTGCCGCCATACCCAAGTGTGTTTCTAGGATCTGACCAACGTTCATCCGCGACGGTACACCTAGCGGGTTCAATACAAGATCAACCGGCACACCTTTTTCATCATAAGGCATGTCTTCGATTGGCATGATTGCTGAGATAACACCTTTGTTACCGTGACGACCCGCCATCTTGTCACCTGGCTGGATCTTCCGCTTAATCGCTAGGTAAACTTTAACAATCTTCAATACGCCTGGAGCAAGATCGTCACCCGTCTGAAGCTTCTTCTTCTTGTCTTCGAATTTCTCATCAAGAAGTTTACGACGATCAGTCAGTGCTTCTTCTGCACGCTCAAGTAGCTCAGCGGCTTCTTCGTCTTGCGGACGAATCTTGAACAGCTGATCACTGCTTTCTAAGCCATCAAAGTATTCTGCGCTCAGTACATCGCCTTTCTTAAGGCCAGGAGCAGCTGCCACTTTTACGCCATCAAGACTGCGCTTAAGACGTTCAAATGTTGCTTCTTCAACGATACGGAACTCTTCGTTAAGATCTTTACGAACCTTATCCAACTGAGATTTTTCGATATCCAATGCACGCTGGTCTTTCTCAACACCATCACGTGTGAATACTTGAACATCGATTACCGTACCAGTAGTACCTGTTTTAACACGTAAAGACGTATCTTTAACATCGGACGCTTTTTCACCGAAGATCGCACGTAGTAGCTTCTCTTCTGGCGTTAGTTGAGTTTCACCTTTTGGTGTTACCTTACCTACAAGGATGTCACCAGGATTCACTTCTGCACCGATGTAAACCACACCAGACTCGTCCAGCTTGCTCAACGCAGACTCACCCACGTTTGGAATATCCGCTGAAATTTCTTCAGGTCCCAACTTGGTATCACGAGCCACACAGGTCAACTCCTGAATGTGAATAGTGGTTAGACGGTCTTCTTGTGCAACTTTCTCAGACAACAAGATGGAGTCTTCGAAGTTATAACCATTCCATGGCATGAACGCGATACGCATGTTCTGGCCAAGGGCTAATTCACCCAAGTCAACAGATGGACCGTCTGCCATGATGTCACCGCGTACAACACTGTCACCTTGACGAACCAGAGGCTTCTGGTTGATACAGGTGTTTTGGTTTGAACGGGTGTATTTAGTTAGGTTGTAAATATCAACACCAGCCTCGCCTGCTTGCACCTCGTCATCGTTTACACGAACAACGATACGGCTTGCGTCAACCGAGTCGATCTTACCGCCACGCTTAGCAACCACACACACACCAGAGTCACGAGCTACGTTGCTCTCGATACCTGTACCTACTAACGGCTTATCAGCCACAAGCGTTGGCACAGCTTGACGTTGCATGTTCGACCCCATCAATGCGCGGTTGGCGTCATCGTGCTCTAGGAACGGGATCAAAGAAGCTGCCACAGAGATAACCTGCTGTGGAGATACATCCATCAGGGTTACATTTTCTGGCGGCGTTACTGTAAATTCATTTTTGTGACGAACACTGATTAAGTCACCCGTTAGACGACCATCCTCATCAACAGGAGCAGATGCCTGTGCGATGGTGTACTTAGCTTCATCGATCGCTGAGATGTAGTTAATATCGTCAGTCACTTTACCATCTACGACTTTACGATATGGCGTTTCTAGGAAACCATAATCGTTAGTACGAGCATAAGTAGACAATGAGTTAATCAAACCGATGTTTGGACCTTCAGGTGTTTCGATCGGACATACGCGGCCATAGTGCGTAGCATGTACGTCACGTACCTCAAAGCCAGCACGCTCACGAGTCAAACCACCAGGGCCTAACGCAGAGATACGACGCTTATGAGTTACTTCTGAAAGCGGGTTGTTTTGGTCCATAAACTGAGACAGCTGAGACGAACCAAAGAACTCTTTAATTGCAGCGGCAACAGGCTTGGCGTTGATTAGGTCTTGCGGCATCAAACCTTCAGACTCAGCCATAGACAGACGCTCACGCACAGCACGCTCAACACGAACCAGACCGACGCGGAACTGGTTTTCTGCCATTTCACCAACAGAACGGATTCGGCGGTTACCCAAGTGGTCAATATCATCCACTTCGCCTTTACCATTACGGATGCCGATCAACTCTTTCAGTACATCGATAATGTCATCGTTGCTTAGCGTGCCTTCACCTTCAACTTCTTCACGGCCTAAACGGCGGTTGAACTTCATACGACCAACAGAGGAAAGGTCATAACGTTCATCAGTGAAGAATAGGTTTTCGAACAAGCCTTCAGCAGATTCTTTTGTTGGTGGCTCACCAGGGCGCATCATGCGGTAGATTTCAACTAACGCTTCTAGCTGAGTACGCGATGGGTCGATACGCAATGTATCACTGATGAACGAACCACAATCCAACTCATTGCTGTAGATGGTTTCAATTTCTTTGATGCCTGCAGAGGTCAACTTCTCTAAAAGCTCAACAGTGATTTCACTGTTACACTCAGCAACCAGCTCACCAGTAGAAGGATCTACGATGTCTTTAGCGATCACTTTCCCAAAGATGTAGTCAGATGGTACTTCTAGGCTAGTCATACCCTCTTTTTCCATCTGGCGAATGTGGCGCGCAGTAATACGACGGCCTTCTTCTACAATCACCTTACCTTTTGGATCTTTAAGATCGAAAGAGGCAGTTTCACCACGTAAACGCTCAGGAATCAATTCTAGACGTACGGTATCACCAACGATTTCTAATTTGTCGTTGTCGAAGAACATCTCTAGCATCTGCTGGCTTTCGAAACCAAGAGCACGCAAGAGAATAGTCGCAGGTAGTTTACGACGACGGTCAATACGAACGTATACAAGGTCTTTTGGATCGAACTCAAAGTCCAACCAAGAACCACGGTAAGGAATCACTCGTGCGTTGTACAGCAACTTACCAGAAGAATGTGATTTACCTTTATCGTGATCGAAGAACACGCCTGGTGAGCGATGAAGCTGGGATACGATAACTCGCTCTGTACCATTGATAATGAAAGTACCATTATCAGTCATCAAAGGCATTTCACCCATGTAAACTTCTTGCTCTTTGATGTCTTTTATTGCCTTATTAGATGAGTCTTTATCATAAATGATTAGACGCACCTTAACGCGTAGAGGAGCGGCATAAGTCACACCACGCAACATGCATTCTTTTTCGTCAAATACAGGAACACCTAAGCGATAGCTCACGTACTCAAGGGCTGCACTGCCGCTATAACTGACAATCGGGAAGACGGACTTAAACGCCGCATGCAAGCCGATGTCACCACGAGCATCAACTCCCTTGTCTGCCTGTAAAAAACTTCGATATGAATCTAATTGGATAGCAAGTAAGTAGGGGACATCCATCACCCTTGGTAACTTGCCAAAATCCTTACGGATACGTTTCTTCTCTGTATAAGAGTACGCCATCAGCAATCCCCAGCTGTATCACCTAGACTAAGATCTTGGACGAAGACCTTCTGTTTGAGCACTTTGGCCCTGCGATTATTG from Bermanella marisrubri carries:
- the rpoB gene encoding DNA-directed RNA polymerase subunit beta, producing MAYSYTEKKRIRKDFGKLPRVMDVPYLLAIQLDSYRSFLQADKGVDARGDIGLHAAFKSVFPIVSYSGSAALEYVSYRLGVPVFDEKECMLRGVTYAAPLRVKVRLIIYDKDSSNKAIKDIKEQEVYMGEMPLMTDNGTFIINGTERVIVSQLHRSPGVFFDHDKGKSHSSGKLLYNARVIPYRGSWLDFEFDPKDLVYVRIDRRRKLPATILLRALGFESQQMLEMFFDNDKLEIVGDTVRLELIPERLRGETASFDLKDPKGKVIVEEGRRITARHIRQMEKEGMTSLEVPSDYIFGKVIAKDIVDPSTGELVAECNSEITVELLEKLTSAGIKEIETIYSNELDCGSFISDTLRIDPSRTQLEALVEIYRMMRPGEPPTKESAEGLFENLFFTDERYDLSSVGRMKFNRRLGREEVEGEGTLSNDDIIDVLKELIGIRNGKGEVDDIDHLGNRRIRSVGEMAENQFRVGLVRVERAVRERLSMAESEGLMPQDLINAKPVAAAIKEFFGSSQLSQFMDQNNPLSEVTHKRRISALGPGGLTRERAGFEVRDVHATHYGRVCPIETPEGPNIGLINSLSTYARTNDYGFLETPYRKVVDGKVTDDINYISAIDEAKYTIAQASAPVDEDGRLTGDLISVRHKNEFTVTPPENVTLMDVSPQQVISVAASLIPFLEHDDANRALMGSNMQRQAVPTLVADKPLVGTGIESNVARDSGVCVVAKRGGKIDSVDASRIVVRVNDDEVQAGEAGVDIYNLTKYTRSNQNTCINQKPLVRQGDSVVRGDIMADGPSVDLGELALGQNMRIAFMPWNGYNFEDSILLSEKVAQEDRLTTIHIQELTCVARDTKLGPEEISADIPNVGESALSKLDESGVVYIGAEVNPGDILVGKVTPKGETQLTPEEKLLRAIFGEKASDVKDTSLRVKTGTTGTVIDVQVFTRDGVEKDQRALDIEKSQLDKVRKDLNEEFRIVEEATFERLKRSLDGVKVAAAPGLKKGDVLSAEYFDGLESSDQLFKIRPQDEEAAELLERAEEALTDRRKLLDEKFEDKKKKLQTGDDLAPGVLKIVKVYLAIKRKIQPGDKMAGRHGNKGVISAIMPIEDMPYDEKGVPVDLVLNPLGVPSRMNVGQILETHLGMAAKGLGEKINEMIRQQKAIAEIRDFLGQIYNHSDEVKQEALDTFSDEEIMELAGNLVGGVPMATPAFDGAQESEVKSLLRLADVPDSGQVTLFDGRTGDQFDRPVTVGYMYMLKLNHLVDDKMHARSTGSYSLVTQQPLGGKAQFGGQRFGEMEVWALEAYGAAYTLQEMLTVKSDDVAGRTKMYKNIVDGDHRMEPGMPESFNVLVKEIRSLGIDIELEND